The DNA sequence GCCCACAGCATCAACTGGTTCATGATCTTGGCCTGCGGGTTCGCCGCGGCCTCAGGGGACTGGCGCGAGAGCGAGATCCTCGCGTTGAGGTGGGTCGTGACCGCCGAGATGATCATCAGCGGGATGGCGACGACGATGATGTTCCACCGCTGGAAATCCAGCGCCGCGCCGGGATCGACGAACGCCTGGAACTGCTCGACGGGCTGGGAGATGAACGAGGACAGGGGAGAGCCGAACAACCGGGCGTCGAGGAAGCTCTGGACCTCGTCCGCATTGAAGACGTAGTTGCCGGTGTTCCGCGTCTCCTCCGCGGTCATCCCCAAGGCGCCGAAGTTGTTCCCCATCCGGTTGAAGGACCGCAGGACGTGGAACAGACCGAGGAACACCGGGATCTGGATGAACATCGGCAGGCATCCGAGAACGGGGTTGAACCCCTCGGCCTTCTGCAGCTTCCGTGTTTCGGTCGCCAGCTTCTCCCGGTCGTTCTTGTACCGTTTCTGCAGCTCCTTCATCCGCGGCTGCATCTCCTGCATCTTCCGCGAGAAACGGATCTGCTTGGCCGCCGGCCAGAACAGCAGGATGCGGAGGGTCACCACCAAGAAGATCACGGAGAGTGCCCAGATGGCGCCGTTGGAATCCGGTGCCTCCACCCAGGGGAGGAACCCCCCGAGGAACGCGAAGATCTTGTGCCAGAACCAGAGGATCCCGGAGATCGGGTAGTAGACCAGAGGGTCGGTGATGAACGACATCGGTGGTGGAGTCCTAGCTTCGTTCGGGATTGTCGGGATGCTGGTGGCCCCCGGAATGGTCAGGGGCGCGGGGTTCGGGGACCGGATCCCAACCGCCGGGAGTCC is a window from the Dietzia sp. JS16-p6b genome containing:
- the yidC gene encoding membrane protein insertase YidC yields the protein MSFITDPLVYYPISGILWFWHKIFAFLGGFLPWVEAPDSNGAIWALSVIFLVVTLRILLFWPAAKQIRFSRKMQEMQPRMKELQKRYKNDREKLATETRKLQKAEGFNPVLGCLPMFIQIPVFLGLFHVLRSFNRMGNNFGALGMTAEETRNTGNYVFNADEVQSFLDARLFGSPLSSFISQPVEQFQAFVDPGAALDFQRWNIIVVAIPLMIISAVTTHLNARISLSRQSPEAAANPQAKIMNQLMLWAFPIGILVTGAFWPLAILVYMVTNNLWTLGQQYYLFEKMAKEDDAAALKRREEQKSLAPRVGVKPVNPKRGRGSAAGTAVAPQAAATGVASPDDDGTTAAPAVVGDAPESAPGSAPRPGQRPQRPGGQRTRPAQKGGGGGGKGKKKKRKR